A region from the Hypericibacter adhaerens genome encodes:
- a CDS encoding helix-turn-helix domain-containing protein: MGNPVAAVPLGPFPNYRAEQKTYRQLLQLLDDNAPLSSFDRVVTGIREAVAAGSLPQSMLKDIAIAVRLRENFEHKRKREVELSALYETARDLSALRDTDQVLQAIVQRAKQLVGSDIAYLSAADEERDDFYVRATEGVVSADFARIRVSRSVGVCGGVARTRRPFYSNNYLVDHQFDHDAFIDGAIQSEGIVSILGIPLEIEAHVIGVLFVGDRYVRSYTPQEMAALSSLGTFAALAIENARLLEEAQRALRMAKLANAALKAKADAVEEAATAHEQLTELIARGGTLDDLTSRVSKLLRGQAAVIDDRRKLVSGTLPEQATDEQLAKAVRESCNLGRSVPLLAAEDTMIHVAATTGGPARLGALVFTRKQPLSDSEIRTLERSAIVTGIVLLSMERVAQTAYRNVADAVSALLRGTTDPLSAGSGRQLPQGMSVTWPLTVMLVEINDLSAMQASSVARTVLPGRDTIFAEYNGDLAVVTSNPHPDQLADRLWRKLDEAFGQPVSIVISDRIPAIDRVRSEYEALRRGLALLRGLKQQGRVVFEKTLSLYALVFSDREADALDGFVTASVGRIVEHDRKRGSQLAATLLAYLDNGRHIQKAADALGIHVNTMRQRLAAIGELSPDSIDPARSLEVHMALRLRSLARPE, from the coding sequence ATGGGGAACCCCGTCGCGGCGGTGCCGCTCGGCCCGTTTCCGAACTACCGCGCCGAACAGAAGACCTATCGGCAGCTGCTGCAGCTCCTCGATGACAACGCACCCCTGTCGAGCTTCGACCGGGTCGTCACCGGCATCCGGGAGGCGGTCGCCGCCGGCAGCTTGCCGCAGTCGATGCTCAAGGACATCGCCATTGCCGTCCGGCTGCGCGAGAACTTCGAGCATAAGCGCAAGCGGGAGGTCGAGCTGTCGGCCCTCTACGAAACGGCGCGCGATCTTTCGGCCCTGAGGGATACCGACCAGGTCCTGCAGGCCATCGTCCAGCGCGCCAAGCAGCTCGTCGGCAGCGACATCGCCTACCTCTCGGCGGCCGACGAGGAGCGCGACGATTTCTATGTACGGGCGACGGAAGGTGTGGTCTCGGCGGACTTCGCCCGCATCCGCGTCTCCCGGAGCGTCGGGGTCTGCGGCGGTGTCGCCCGGACCCGGCGCCCCTTCTATTCCAACAACTACCTCGTCGATCATCAATTCGATCACGATGCCTTCATCGACGGCGCGATCCAGAGCGAGGGCATCGTCTCGATCCTGGGCATTCCCCTGGAAATCGAGGCGCATGTCATCGGCGTGCTGTTCGTGGGCGACCGCTATGTGCGCTCCTACACCCCGCAGGAGATGGCGGCCTTGTCTTCGCTGGGCACTTTCGCCGCGCTGGCGATCGAGAATGCGCGCCTCCTCGAGGAAGCCCAGCGCGCCCTGCGCATGGCGAAGCTCGCCAACGCCGCGCTCAAGGCCAAGGCGGATGCCGTCGAGGAGGCCGCAACGGCCCACGAGCAGCTGACGGAGCTGATCGCGCGCGGCGGCACGCTCGACGACCTGACCAGCCGGGTGTCGAAGCTGCTGCGGGGCCAGGCGGCGGTCATCGACGACCGCCGGAAGCTCGTCAGCGGGACCCTGCCGGAACAGGCCACGGACGAGCAGCTCGCCAAGGCGGTGCGGGAAAGCTGCAACCTGGGCCGTTCGGTCCCGCTGCTCGCCGCCGAGGACACGATGATCCATGTGGCCGCGACGACGGGCGGCCCCGCGCGCCTCGGCGCCCTCGTCTTCACCCGCAAGCAGCCCCTGTCGGACTCCGAGATCCGCACGCTCGAGCGCAGCGCCATCGTGACCGGGATCGTCCTGCTGTCGATGGAACGGGTGGCGCAAACCGCCTACCGGAACGTCGCCGACGCCGTTTCGGCGCTGCTGCGCGGGACGACCGATCCGCTCTCGGCCGGAAGCGGGCGCCAGCTGCCGCAGGGCATGTCCGTGACCTGGCCCCTGACCGTGATGCTGGTGGAAATCAACGATCTCTCGGCCATGCAGGCTTCCTCGGTGGCCCGCACCGTCCTGCCGGGCCGCGACACGATCTTCGCGGAATATAACGGCGATCTGGCGGTGGTGACGAGCAACCCGCATCCCGACCAGCTCGCCGACAGGCTCTGGCGGAAACTCGACGAGGCTTTCGGCCAGCCGGTCAGCATCGTGATCTCCGACAGAATTCCGGCCATCGACCGGGTCCGGTCGGAGTACGAAGCCCTGCGGCGCGGCCTGGCCCTGCTCCGCGGCCTGAAGCAGCAGGGACGCGTCGTGTTCGAGAAGACCCTGTCGCTCTACGCCCTGGTCTTCTCCGACCGGGAGGCCGACGCCCTCGACGGCTTCGTGACCGCATCGGTCGGCCGCATCGTCGAGCATGACCGCAAGCGCGGCAGCCAGCTGGCGGCGACGCTCCTGGCCTATCTCGACAACG
- a CDS encoding CaiB/BaiF CoA transferase family protein, whose amino-acid sequence MVNEKQATGSGISGSGPLKGLTVLDITRVVAGPFCSMLLADLGATVIKVEHPDDPDYARTFPPFVSGDDQQELSAFFAQFNRNKLGITLNMKSEEGKTLLKKLVRRTDVLVENFRPGTMDKLGLGYEVLKQENPRLIYTAISGFGRTGPNASRPGFDNSGQAVGGLWSMNGYPDRPPVRVGTIIGDLAASLYAAIGTLAALREAERSGEGQVVDISQQDSILTLTENAVVRYTTKGEVASPLGNEHPFVRPYGQFPCKDGYVFFGGYTDKFWKITCEIFGEPEIASDPEIDTMEKRFDKAVSERRVRPILERWFSRYTKAELEALAGDRIPLSAIKTIAEVVEDPHIAAREMIVKVPIAGKLVRMFGLPIKLSRTPGNAYAKAPAPGEHNGFVYSRLVGLTSEEVGELAERGVI is encoded by the coding sequence ATGGTGAACGAAAAACAGGCAACGGGCTCCGGCATATCGGGCTCGGGGCCGCTCAAGGGTCTTACCGTGCTCGATATCACGCGGGTGGTTGCCGGTCCCTTCTGCTCGATGCTGCTCGCCGATCTGGGCGCGACGGTCATCAAGGTCGAGCATCCGGACGATCCGGACTATGCGCGCACCTTTCCCCCCTTCGTCAGCGGCGACGACCAGCAGGAGCTCAGCGCGTTCTTCGCCCAGTTCAATCGCAACAAGCTGGGAATCACGCTGAACATGAAGTCGGAGGAGGGAAAGACCCTCCTCAAGAAGCTGGTGCGGCGGACCGACGTGCTGGTGGAGAACTTCCGGCCCGGGACCATGGACAAGCTGGGCCTCGGCTACGAAGTCCTGAAGCAGGAGAATCCGCGGCTGATCTATACGGCCATCAGCGGGTTCGGCCGCACGGGGCCGAACGCCTCGCGTCCCGGCTTCGACAATTCCGGCCAGGCCGTCGGCGGGCTCTGGTCGATGAACGGCTATCCCGACCGGCCGCCGGTGCGGGTCGGCACCATCATCGGCGATCTGGCGGCTTCGCTCTATGCGGCGATCGGCACGCTGGCGGCCCTGCGCGAAGCCGAACGCAGCGGCGAAGGCCAGGTGGTCGACATATCGCAGCAGGATTCGATCCTGACCCTGACCGAGAACGCGGTGGTCCGATACACCACCAAGGGCGAGGTCGCGTCCCCCTTGGGCAACGAGCACCCGTTTGTCCGGCCCTATGGGCAGTTCCCCTGCAAGGACGGGTATGTCTTCTTCGGCGGCTACACCGACAAGTTCTGGAAGATCACCTGCGAGATCTTCGGCGAGCCGGAGATCGCCTCCGATCCCGAGATCGACACGATGGAGAAGCGCTTCGACAAGGCGGTGTCAGAGCGCCGGGTCAGGCCCATCCTCGAGCGCTGGTTCAGCCGATACACCAAGGCCGAGCTCGAAGCGCTCGCCGGCGATCGCATTCCGCTGAGCGCCATCAAGACCATCGCGGAGGTGGTCGAGGATCCGCATATCGCCGCGCGCGAGATGATCGTCAAGGTGCCCATCGCCGGAAAGCTGGTGCGGATGTTCGGCCTGCCGATCAAGCTGTCGCGCACGCCCGGCAACGCCTACGCCAAGGCGCCCGCCCCCGGCGAGCATAACGGGTTCGTCTATTCGCGGCTGGTCGGGCTCACGTCCGAGGAAGTGGGCGAGCTCGCCGAGCGCGGGGTCATCTGA
- a CDS encoding enoyl-CoA hydratase/isomerase family protein, producing the protein MSIELHRSGAVATIRIARPEKLNALTLRMYEDLGRAFAEVREDDRVHAVLLTGAGDRAFCVGADMTESIPALAENRFDISAWDPAHLKRVAFYKPIVCAIRGLCIGGGFELMLGTDIRIASTQAVFQLPEPTHGFVPAGGTLVRLVRQIGYADAMEILLTARRFSADEMLAKGVINQAVEPSIVESTALEIAERIASLSPTAIQTIKEAALTLQDYGWDEAFAREAALGQRTFTSDDARRGLAAFASRSAGSGGKKP; encoded by the coding sequence ATGTCGATCGAGCTCCATCGCTCGGGCGCCGTCGCGACCATCAGGATCGCGAGGCCGGAAAAGCTCAATGCCTTGACGCTGCGGATGTACGAGGATCTCGGCCGCGCCTTTGCCGAGGTGAGGGAGGACGACAGGGTCCATGCCGTCCTGCTGACCGGGGCCGGCGACCGCGCTTTCTGCGTCGGCGCCGACATGACCGAATCGATTCCGGCCCTGGCCGAGAACCGCTTCGACATCAGCGCCTGGGACCCGGCCCATCTCAAGCGGGTGGCCTTCTACAAGCCCATCGTCTGCGCCATCCGGGGCCTCTGCATCGGCGGCGGATTCGAGCTCATGCTGGGCACGGATATCCGCATCGCCTCGACCCAGGCGGTCTTCCAATTGCCGGAGCCTACCCACGGGTTCGTGCCCGCCGGCGGCACGCTGGTCCGGCTGGTCCGTCAGATCGGCTACGCCGATGCGATGGAGATCCTGCTGACCGCCCGCCGGTTTTCAGCGGACGAGATGCTGGCGAAGGGTGTGATCAATCAGGCGGTCGAGCCATCCATCGTGGAATCGACGGCTCTTGAGATCGCGGAGCGGATCGCCAGCCTCAGCCCGACGGCGATCCAGACCATCAAGGAAGCGGCCCTGACATTGCAGGACTATGGCTGGGACGAGGCCTTCGCGCGGGAAGCCGCCCTCGGCCAGAGGACCTTCACCAGCGACGATGCCAGGCGGGGACTGGCGGCCTTTGCGAGCCGATCCGCCGGTTCGGGCGGGAAGAAGCCATGA
- a CDS encoding ABC transporter permease — translation MTQPEPAASVPRGPSMSSWRRFRLTQEIIVALTAAALFIVFALTLDNFLSQGNILTLIRNVAVLGMLSVGMAVVVIGRGVDLSLVAVMAVSLTLAIVLANVGYSFPLALLIGLAFVLLVALVTGFLIAYVEIPAIFATLAIAAIVYGLGRGVIAELDVNNVPDGLNWFIFLGRGSFLGVPLPIWVFAAMALVVHLFLRKTGLGRFIYAIGDNLSTARISGIPVRPMIIAQYALSGLMAFLAGAVTAASVASMNMRVVNSTMIYDVLLVVILGGIGLSGGRGGVRNVLVGTVLIGLLLNGMTIMDISYTVQNLIKSTVLLGALVVDALLNPRDEQTSQQGDI, via the coding sequence ATGACGCAGCCGGAACCGGCCGCCTCGGTACCCCGGGGGCCCTCGATGTCGTCCTGGCGCCGATTCCGCCTGACCCAGGAGATCATCGTCGCGCTCACCGCCGCGGCGCTCTTCATCGTCTTCGCGCTGACATTGGACAATTTCCTGTCGCAGGGGAACATCCTGACGCTGATCCGCAATGTCGCGGTCCTGGGGATGCTGAGCGTCGGCATGGCGGTCGTGGTCATCGGCCGGGGCGTCGACCTGTCGCTGGTCGCCGTCATGGCCGTTTCGCTGACGCTGGCGATCGTGCTGGCGAATGTCGGCTACAGCTTTCCCCTGGCGCTCCTGATCGGCCTCGCCTTCGTTCTCCTGGTCGCCCTCGTCACCGGTTTCCTGATCGCCTATGTGGAGATCCCGGCGATCTTCGCGACCCTGGCCATCGCGGCGATCGTCTACGGACTGGGACGCGGCGTCATCGCGGAGCTCGACGTCAACAACGTCCCGGACGGCCTGAACTGGTTCATCTTCCTCGGGCGCGGCAGCTTCCTCGGCGTGCCGCTGCCGATCTGGGTCTTCGCCGCCATGGCTCTGGTGGTGCACCTGTTCCTGCGCAAGACCGGCCTCGGCCGCTTCATCTACGCCATCGGCGACAATCTCTCGACCGCGCGCATCTCCGGCATTCCGGTGCGACCGATGATCATCGCGCAATACGCGCTGTCGGGACTGATGGCATTTCTCGCCGGTGCCGTCACCGCGGCATCGGTTGCCAGCATGAACATGCGCGTCGTCAACTCGACGATGATCTACGACGTGCTGCTGGTCGTGATCCTGGGGGGCATCGGCCTGTCGGGTGGCCGCGGCGGCGTGCGCAACGTCCTGGTGGGAACGGTCCTGATCGGGCTGCTGCTCAACGGCATGACCATCATGGACATCTCCTACACCGTCCAGAATCTCATCAAGAGCACCGTCCTGCTGGGCGCGCTCGTCGTGGATGCGTTGCTCAATCCCCGCGACGAGCAGACCTCGCAGCAGGGCGACATCTGA
- a CDS encoding sugar ABC transporter substrate-binding protein: MTTILKAAAAAAAILVAAGSLHAEEGLVDQLRQPTLDALKGKTVAFVPMSMSFDLPEGWAAVMQKEADRLGYKLDIRDANWSTDTGTRAITQLITEKPDILVVQNFDVTSYARTLKRAEEAGIKVIQVNMRSSYQTDAFVGADWYGIGQYAANRMIEKCGTGAGKSGKIAIIQGPATAAASVYQLNAITETLKGRDDIKIVSSQTGDWDQSKARGIAQTVIQQNPDLCGIIGFWDVMDAGTGAAIAESGKDIYLITSGGGNKTACQGIQNGTFDEVISYDVPGQGRDLNNTIKVLLQSGSSANGLKFALYTPNKILTKDTLQPDSCWDLDELKK, from the coding sequence ATGACGACGATATTGAAAGCCGCGGCGGCTGCGGCGGCGATCCTCGTCGCCGCGGGCTCGCTGCATGCGGAGGAGGGCCTGGTCGACCAGCTTCGCCAGCCGACCCTCGATGCGCTCAAGGGAAAGACCGTGGCGTTCGTGCCGATGTCGATGAGCTTCGACCTGCCGGAAGGCTGGGCGGCGGTGATGCAGAAGGAGGCCGACCGGCTCGGATACAAGCTCGACATCCGGGACGCGAACTGGAGCACCGATACCGGCACGCGCGCGATCACCCAGCTCATCACGGAGAAGCCGGACATCCTCGTGGTCCAGAATTTCGACGTCACGTCCTATGCCCGCACGCTCAAGCGCGCCGAGGAGGCGGGCATCAAGGTCATCCAGGTCAATATGCGGTCGAGCTACCAGACCGACGCCTTCGTCGGGGCCGACTGGTACGGGATCGGACAATACGCCGCCAACCGCATGATCGAGAAATGCGGCACGGGCGCCGGCAAGAGCGGGAAGATCGCCATCATCCAGGGGCCGGCCACGGCCGCGGCGAGCGTCTATCAGCTCAATGCGATCACCGAGACCCTCAAGGGCCGCGACGACATCAAGATCGTCTCGAGCCAGACCGGCGACTGGGACCAGTCGAAGGCCCGCGGCATCGCGCAGACCGTGATCCAGCAGAACCCAGACCTTTGCGGCATCATCGGCTTCTGGGACGTGATGGATGCCGGGACGGGCGCGGCCATCGCCGAATCCGGCAAGGACATCTATCTGATCACCTCCGGCGGCGGCAACAAGACGGCGTGCCAGGGTATCCAGAACGGCACCTTCGACGAGGTCATCTCCTACGATGTGCCCGGACAGGGGCGCGACCTGAACAACACCATCAAGGTTCTGCTGCAGTCGGGCTCCAGCGCCAACGGCCTGAAGTTCGCTCTCTATACGCCCAACAAGATCCTGACCAAGGACACGCTGCAGCCGGACAGCTGCTGGGATCTGGACGAGTTGAAGAAGTAG
- a CDS encoding ABC transporter permease, whose amino-acid sequence METIERLYFRYFPEKLLGEVLTKRWSDNVVPVLAAVCVVAFFLWHDLGFFTVASLTETSRQLSEFVLVVVAMGIVLLAGGLDLSLGSVFALANITALICMNLLGWPVWASIAATLAVGALCGAVNGFLIGYLRIRAFLTTLVTLIIIRSIVDIILLRYAVQISAAFPDSDVWDFLGEGMVLGVPFSFIVAIVVIAAWHVVLTRARAGWHITAVGGSRRSAFNAGLKVKFTVFMTYVWSSLLASVAGIFFAARLGSAGSDTGVGLEIAALTAAVLGGNSLGGGRGSVAKSVLGAIVIIILTDSMVRIGISGGISSTILGLVLLLVVAIDVRWLKNRSKILNKVYVSPAYFRLPPAPETDAGTVSPYALNDRLREVSLIGKGKIEGPEDVIFDRRDNLYCPNRHGDIVRFLAPDYERWEIFVHIGGHPLGMAFDADDNLDVCIGGMGLYQVSPDRQVRKLTDETNRSFLSVIDDSRLKLADDLDIAPDGRIFFSEATIRYDMHDWAYDALESRGNGRLICYDPRDGSTRTVLRNLQFPNGVCMAGDGQSFFFAETWGCRINRYWFDGPKKGQCEVVIPDLPGYPDNINRASDGNFWVALVGMRSPAMDLALRMPSLRKRMAKHVARDEWLFPNINTGCVLKFGEAGQVLESLWDLGGINHPMVTSMREHKGYLYLGGLYNDRIGRLKLPGADPNWTSQEFYWGRKP is encoded by the coding sequence ATGGAAACGATCGAGCGTCTGTATTTTCGATACTTCCCGGAAAAGCTTCTGGGCGAGGTGCTGACGAAGCGCTGGAGCGACAATGTCGTTCCCGTGCTGGCGGCCGTCTGCGTCGTGGCCTTCTTCCTGTGGCACGATCTCGGGTTCTTCACCGTCGCCAGCCTGACCGAAACCTCGCGCCAGCTTTCGGAGTTCGTGCTCGTGGTCGTCGCCATGGGCATCGTGCTCCTGGCCGGCGGCCTCGACCTGTCGCTGGGGAGCGTCTTCGCGCTCGCCAATATCACCGCCCTGATCTGCATGAACCTGCTGGGCTGGCCGGTCTGGGCCAGCATCGCGGCGACGCTGGCGGTGGGGGCGCTGTGCGGCGCCGTCAACGGATTCCTCATCGGTTACCTGCGCATCCGCGCCTTCCTGACCACCCTCGTCACGCTGATCATCATCCGCTCGATCGTCGACATCATCCTCCTGCGCTACGCCGTGCAGATCTCGGCGGCGTTCCCCGACTCCGACGTCTGGGACTTCCTCGGCGAAGGGATGGTCCTGGGGGTGCCGTTCTCCTTCATCGTGGCGATCGTCGTGATCGCGGCCTGGCATGTGGTTCTCACGCGGGCGCGCGCCGGCTGGCACATCACGGCGGTCGGCGGCAGCCGGCGCTCGGCCTTCAATGCCGGGCTGAAGGTCAAGTTCACGGTGTTCATGACCTATGTCTGGTCGAGCCTGCTGGCGTCGGTCGCGGGCATCTTCTTCGCCGCGCGCCTGGGGAGCGCCGGCTCGGATACCGGCGTCGGCCTCGAGATCGCCGCGCTGACGGCCGCGGTGCTGGGCGGCAACAGCCTCGGCGGCGGCCGCGGCTCGGTCGCCAAGTCGGTTCTGGGCGCCATCGTCATCATCATCCTGACCGACAGCATGGTCCGCATCGGGATCAGCGGCGGCATCAGCTCGACGATCCTGGGGCTGGTCCTGCTGCTGGTCGTCGCCATCGATGTCCGGTGGCTGAAGAACCGGAGCAAGATCCTCAACAAGGTCTATGTGTCGCCCGCCTATTTCAGGTTGCCGCCGGCCCCGGAAACCGATGCCGGCACCGTCAGCCCCTATGCGCTGAACGACCGGCTGCGTGAGGTGTCCCTGATCGGCAAGGGGAAGATCGAGGGTCCCGAGGACGTCATCTTCGACCGGCGGGACAACCTCTATTGCCCGAACCGCCATGGCGACATCGTCCGCTTTCTGGCGCCGGACTACGAGAGATGGGAGATCTTCGTCCATATCGGCGGGCATCCGCTCGGCATGGCGTTCGACGCGGACGACAATCTCGATGTCTGTATCGGCGGCATGGGGCTCTATCAGGTCTCGCCCGACCGCCAGGTGCGCAAGCTCACCGACGAGACCAACCGCAGCTTCCTTTCCGTGATCGACGATTCGCGCCTCAAGCTCGCCGACGATCTCGATATCGCGCCCGACGGCCGGATCTTCTTCTCCGAAGCGACGATCCGCTACGACATGCATGACTGGGCCTATGACGCCCTGGAAAGCCGGGGCAACGGCCGGCTGATCTGCTACGACCCGCGGGACGGCTCGACCCGGACGGTCCTCCGCAATCTGCAGTTCCCCAACGGCGTGTGCATGGCGGGCGACGGCCAGTCCTTTTTCTTCGCCGAGACCTGGGGCTGCCGCATCAATCGCTATTGGTTCGACGGGCCGAAGAAGGGCCAGTGCGAGGTGGTGATCCCGGATCTTCCCGGCTATCCCGACAATATCAACCGGGCGTCCGACGGCAATTTCTGGGTCGCCCTCGTGGGCATGCGCTCGCCGGCCATGGACCTCGCCTTGCGCATGCCCTCCTTGCGCAAGCGCATGGCGAAGCATGTCGCGCGCGACGAATGGCTGTTCCCGAACATCAACACCGGCTGCGTGCTGAAGTTCGGGGAGGCGGGGCAGGTGCTCGAATCGCTGTGGGACCTGGGCGGGATCAACCATCCCATGGTGACCTCGATGCGCGAGCACAAGGGCTACCTCTATCTGGGCGGTCTCTATAACGATCGGATCGGCCGCCTGAAGCTTCCCGGCGCCGATCCGAACTGGACCTCGCAGGAATTCTACTGGGGCCGGAAGCCATGA
- a CDS encoding SMP-30/gluconolactonase/LRE family protein yields the protein MNVLRLFRRACDRFMGGRGEFSITVPVMDGPLKPNDRLERARSVAVLPAVDNATVVGGRLLVTAGDAVLSLEAPGTLQPHSRHQAPISCLAASEAGALAVGLDGTGVRILGGRHDGLLLDRLGSVVLRCPTAALFLGEDTLIVSNGSAPFTAAQWSHDLLHHGRSGTVLRIDLGSKKATVLAAGLAFPSGLCLAGDGIGGLLVSEAWRHRVIALDKERQAPPREILAGLPSYPGRICRAGAGGYWLALFATRSQLQEFVLREDRFRRQMIAEIDPEFWIAPSLSSGHSFKEPLQAGGVIRLGVHKPWAPTRSYGLVARLDEDFQPVWSAHSRADGTRHGITSVAERRGALFATSKGKGEIVAIDDVSLDEPEDFAAAPGHAA from the coding sequence ATGAACGTCCTGAGGCTGTTCCGCCGCGCCTGTGATCGTTTCATGGGAGGCCGGGGCGAGTTTTCGATCACGGTGCCGGTGATGGACGGCCCGCTCAAGCCGAACGACAGGCTCGAGCGCGCTCGCTCGGTCGCGGTCTTGCCGGCGGTCGACAATGCGACCGTCGTCGGCGGCAGGCTGCTCGTGACCGCTGGAGACGCCGTCCTGTCGCTCGAGGCGCCGGGAACGCTGCAGCCTCATTCCCGGCATCAGGCGCCGATCAGCTGCCTCGCCGCTTCCGAGGCCGGTGCCCTTGCGGTCGGCCTCGACGGCACGGGCGTCAGGATCCTGGGCGGCCGCCACGACGGCCTGCTGCTCGACCGGCTCGGAAGCGTCGTGCTGCGCTGCCCGACCGCCGCTCTCTTTCTCGGCGAAGACACACTGATCGTGAGCAACGGCTCCGCCCCGTTCACGGCAGCGCAGTGGAGCCACGACCTGTTGCATCACGGTCGATCCGGAACCGTGCTGCGCATCGACCTCGGGTCGAAGAAGGCGACGGTTCTGGCCGCGGGGCTGGCCTTTCCGTCCGGGCTTTGCCTGGCGGGGGACGGGATCGGCGGCCTGCTGGTGTCGGAGGCCTGGCGCCATCGGGTGATCGCCCTGGACAAGGAGCGGCAGGCTCCGCCCAGGGAGATTCTCGCCGGCCTGCCGTCCTATCCCGGCCGGATCTGCAGGGCCGGCGCCGGCGGCTATTGGCTCGCCCTGTTCGCTACGCGCTCGCAGCTGCAGGAGTTCGTGCTGCGCGAGGACAGGTTCCGGCGGCAGATGATCGCCGAGATCGATCCGGAATTCTGGATCGCCCCGTCCCTCTCGAGCGGCCACAGCTTCAAGGAGCCGCTGCAGGCGGGCGGCGTGATCCGCCTGGGCGTTCACAAGCCGTGGGCGCCGACGCGGTCCTATGGGCTGGTCGCGCGGCTCGACGAGGATTTCCAGCCGGTCTGGAGCGCCCATAGCCGTGCCGACGGCACCCGGCATGGGATCACCTCGGTGGCGGAGCGGAGAGGGGCCCTCTTTGCCACATCCAAAGGGAAGGGCGAGATCGTCGCGATCGACGACGTTTCCCTCGACGAGCCCGAGGATTTCGCGGCGGCGCCGGGGCATGCCGCATGA
- a CDS encoding sugar ABC transporter ATP-binding protein: MTAIVELRNATKEFRGVPAFSNVDFRLEEGEIHALLGENGAGKSTLTKVIAGVYPLSSGTLLIRGRQETLATPAEGLEKGIAMVYQENSLVPSMTVAQNIYLGREKAFNRLRGIYIAAQQFLQSLNFHVDPSAIVGSLGAAQKQMVEIARAVHHKARVIIFDEPTATLTPEEKSYFFKLIAKLKSEGVSVIFISHALEEALQVADRITVLRDGKLVASDKASSFDRQKIIQAMVGRSLSNEIYGDAARAHPPRRRGRKVLSIENLSMGSMVRNTSFSIYGGQVTGIFGLVGSGRTETMKVVAGVLKRDFFHGGEIKLGGEPVRYRVPAPAVRDGIVYVTEERKAEGFFETMSIAENIYMGKISGEAYGGLQIMSLANARRLAEEWRKRLNIRAIDPNAKVIELSGGNQQKVVIAKALVQQPKVVIFDEPTRGVDVGAIVEIHGFIDQLADDGIAVVVISSYLPEILALSDRILVARQGKIVEEMDRRTATEEGIMYAAVH, from the coding sequence ATGACCGCGATCGTCGAGCTGAGAAACGCCACCAAGGAATTCCGAGGGGTTCCGGCCTTCTCCAACGTCGATTTCAGGTTGGAGGAGGGCGAGATTCACGCGCTGCTCGGCGAGAACGGCGCGGGCAAGTCGACGCTGACGAAGGTCATCGCCGGCGTCTACCCCTTGAGCTCGGGCACGCTGCTCATCCGCGGCCGGCAGGAAACCCTGGCGACGCCGGCCGAGGGCCTGGAAAAGGGCATCGCCATGGTCTACCAGGAGAACAGCCTGGTGCCGTCGATGACGGTCGCCCAGAACATCTATCTGGGGCGTGAAAAGGCCTTCAACCGCCTGCGCGGAATCTACATCGCCGCCCAGCAGTTCCTGCAGTCGCTCAATTTCCATGTCGATCCGTCGGCGATCGTGGGATCGCTGGGCGCGGCCCAGAAGCAGATGGTGGAGATCGCCCGCGCCGTCCATCACAAGGCGCGTGTGATCATCTTCGACGAGCCCACGGCGACGCTCACGCCCGAGGAGAAGAGCTACTTCTTCAAGCTGATCGCGAAGCTGAAATCAGAGGGCGTGTCGGTCATCTTCATCTCGCATGCGCTGGAGGAGGCGCTCCAGGTCGCGGATCGCATCACGGTGCTGCGCGACGGCAAGCTGGTCGCGTCGGACAAGGCGAGCAGCTTCGACCGCCAGAAGATCATCCAGGCCATGGTCGGACGCAGCCTCTCCAACGAGATCTATGGCGACGCGGCCCGCGCCCATCCGCCGCGCAGGCGCGGCCGCAAGGTGCTCTCCATCGAGAATCTCTCGATGGGCAGCATGGTCCGGAACACCTCCTTCTCCATCTATGGCGGGCAGGTCACGGGGATCTTCGGCCTCGTCGGCTCCGGCCGCACGGAAACCATGAAGGTCGTCGCGGGCGTGTTGAAACGCGACTTCTTCCATGGCGGCGAGATCAAGCTGGGGGGCGAGCCGGTCCGCTATCGGGTTCCGGCGCCGGCCGTGCGGGACGGCATCGTCTATGTGACCGAAGAACGGAAGGCCGAAGGCTTCTTCGAGACGATGAGCATCGCCGAGAACATCTATATGGGGAAGATCTCGGGCGAGGCCTATGGCGGCCTGCAGATCATGTCTCTGGCGAACGCCCGCCGGCTTGCGGAGGAGTGGCGCAAGCGCCTGAACATCCGGGCCATCGACCCGAACGCCAAGGTGATCGAGCTCTCGGGCGGCAACCAGCAGAAGGTGGTCATCGCGAAGGCGCTCGTCCAGCAGCCCAAGGTCGTGATCTTCGACGAGCCCACCCGCGGCGTCGATGTCGGCGCGATCGTCGAGATCCACGGCTTCATCGATCAGCTCGCGGACGACGGGATCGCGGTGGTCGTGATCTCCTCCTACCTGCCGGAGATCCTGGCGCTGTCGGATCGCATCCTGGTCGCGCGTCAGGGGAAGATCGTCGAGGAGATGGATCGGCGCACCGCGACCGAGGAAGGCATCATGTACGCCGCCGTCCATTGA